One Planktothrix sp. FACHB-1365 genomic window carries:
- the bioB gene encoding biotin synthase BioB, whose amino-acid sequence MINVVSVRPALNRLSSDRDSVLEVPPHWDTLEDLQTWLHHLVEGIISGDRISREAALALSALEDQDQILLLCQAADQVRQACCGNTVDLCSIVNIKSGNCSENCGFCSQSAHHPGEASPIYGLKSVDEILDHAKAAEAAGAKRFCLVSQGRGIKYNSPKSTEFEQILATVHRIIQETNVKPCCALGELTLDQAQALAEAGVTRYNHNLEASKAFYPQVVTTHTWEDRVQTVKNLKAAGIQACTGGIIGMGETWEDRIDLALSLRELEVESVPINLLNPRSGTPLSENSKLDPYEALKAIAIFRLILPQQILRYAGGREAIMGELQSLGLQSGINAMLIGNYLTTLGQPPEQDQAMLTSLGLVGGEAPVPGFS is encoded by the coding sequence ATGATCAATGTAGTTTCAGTACGACCCGCCCTTAACCGTTTGTCTTCCGACAGGGATTCTGTGTTGGAAGTTCCTCCCCATTGGGACACCCTAGAAGACTTGCAAACTTGGTTGCATCATTTAGTTGAAGGGATTATATCAGGCGATCGCATCAGTCGAGAAGCAGCCCTCGCCTTGAGTGCTCTCGAAGATCAAGACCAAATTTTATTACTGTGTCAAGCTGCGGATCAAGTTCGTCAAGCCTGCTGCGGGAATACCGTTGATTTGTGTAGCATTGTTAATATTAAATCCGGGAACTGTTCGGAAAACTGTGGTTTTTGTTCCCAATCTGCCCATCATCCGGGTGAGGCGTCTCCGATTTATGGGTTAAAGTCTGTTGATGAAATTTTAGATCATGCTAAAGCCGCAGAAGCGGCCGGAGCTAAACGGTTTTGTTTGGTATCTCAGGGACGAGGAATTAAATATAATAGTCCGAAATCTACGGAATTTGAACAAATCTTAGCAACGGTTCACCGGATTATTCAGGAAACCAATGTTAAACCCTGTTGTGCGTTAGGGGAATTAACCTTAGACCAAGCGCAAGCTTTAGCAGAAGCGGGTGTGACTCGCTATAACCATAATTTAGAAGCTTCAAAAGCCTTTTATCCCCAAGTTGTCACCACCCATACGTGGGAAGATCGGGTACAAACTGTTAAGAACTTAAAAGCCGCAGGAATTCAAGCTTGTACGGGTGGCATTATTGGTATGGGTGAAACTTGGGAAGATCGGATCGATTTAGCGTTGTCGTTACGGGAGTTAGAGGTGGAGTCCGTTCCCATTAATTTATTAAACCCCCGTTCGGGAACGCCACTCTCAGAAAACTCTAAACTTGACCCCTATGAAGCATTAAAAGCGATCGCTATTTTTCGTTTAATTCTTCCTCAACAAATTCTCCGTTATGCGGGAGGACGGGAAGCCATCATGGGAGAACTGCAAAGCTTAGGCTTACAATCGGGAATTAACGCCATGTTAATTGGTAATTATTTAACCACCTTGGGTCAACCGCCTGAACAGGATCAAGCCATGTTAACATCCTTGGGACTTGTTGGTGGTGAAGCTCCTGTTCCTGGTTTCTCCTAA
- a CDS encoding biotin transporter BioY — MTPALEFLWAIIGVLLTIGGTFLEAFVTDPSWLWQQQNVEVHSLGVTYQIGAVLLVGCLGGKNAAAMSQIAYLALGLTILPVFSEGGGLDYFKQPTFGYLLGFIPGGWICGFLAFKALPKLELLAFSCLCGLLTVHSMGIMYLTISHLINGASTQGILLTEAFEKYSLQPLPGQLAVSCAVAVLSYILRGLMFY, encoded by the coding sequence GTGACTCCTGCACTTGAGTTTCTCTGGGCGATTATCGGTGTTTTATTAACGATTGGTGGCACTTTTTTAGAAGCGTTTGTCACCGATCCGTCTTGGCTTTGGCAACAACAAAATGTTGAAGTTCACTCTTTAGGAGTAACTTATCAAATTGGGGCGGTTTTACTCGTGGGGTGTTTGGGGGGAAAAAATGCCGCCGCCATGTCCCAAATTGCTTATTTAGCTTTAGGATTAACAATATTACCTGTTTTTTCAGAAGGAGGCGGACTAGACTATTTTAAACAGCCAACCTTTGGATATCTATTAGGGTTTATTCCGGGGGGATGGATTTGTGGTTTTTTAGCGTTTAAAGCGTTACCAAAATTAGAATTATTAGCCTTTAGTTGTTTGTGTGGATTGTTGACGGTTCATAGTATGGGGATCATGTATTTAACTATAAGTCACCTCATTAATGGAGCCTCAACCCAAGGAATTCTTCTGACAGAAGCCTTTGAAAAATATTCGCTTCAACCCTTACCTGGACAGTTAGCCGTCAGTTGTGCCGTAGCTGTTTTATCTTATATTTTAAGGGGATTAATGTTTTATTAA
- the lspA gene encoding signal peptidase II, producing the protein MQFQKNSNFWIVAIASLILDHLTKFWVVRNFELGETLPLWPDVFHLTYVTNTGAAFSLFSNGGVAWLRWLSLLVSLGLMAMAWFGPRFNRWEQVGYGLILGGALGNGIDRFISGHVVDFLDFRLIHFPVFNLADVSINIGIWCLIIATFRIKT; encoded by the coding sequence ATGCAATTTCAGAAAAATTCTAATTTTTGGATCGTTGCTATTGCAAGTTTAATTTTAGATCACCTAACTAAATTCTGGGTGGTACGAAATTTTGAACTCGGAGAAACTTTACCCCTTTGGCCGGATGTTTTTCACTTAACTTATGTTACCAATACCGGAGCCGCCTTTAGTTTGTTTAGTAATGGAGGTGTTGCTTGGTTACGATGGTTATCATTGCTGGTTAGTCTTGGATTAATGGCAATGGCTTGGTTTGGCCCCCGTTTCAATCGTTGGGAACAAGTGGGATATGGTTTAATATTAGGGGGTGCATTAGGGAATGGAATTGATCGCTTTATATCCGGTCATGTCGTAGATTTCCTCGATTTTCGACTGATTCATTTTCCCGTGTTCAATTTGGCAGATGTTTCGATTAATATTGGAATCTGGTGTTTAATTATTGCAACTTTCAGAATTAAAACCTGA
- a CDS encoding transglycosylase domain-containing protein, translated as MSTTKPPQKPQTLLNTITQVVQTLHAKVNFSRLILKPNAKVPELRVHHADTDKPEVYPLLGDRYVVGRSSRTCDIVVRNPLVSQIHVSVVRNAQGTRLLPSRPGFMIQDEDSTNGLYWGKRKIKSLPLRHGDSLTLGPPELASVARVEYNDPPAWYVQTIRYGFYGFCGISAVVGAVVLFEWQKFQVDPLPETVTGPVIVHAADGRPLREANTIAHLETNQLGDFGPYLPKAVVASEDSRFYWHLGIDPLGTLRALLTNVRGGEIREGGSTLSQQLARSLYRDYVGTEDSAGRKFREAVVALKLEAVYGKNHLLKTYLNRVYLGINLYGFEDAAKFYFNKSAKDLTLSEAATLVGILPAPNSFNPIQNYQLAVQYRDRVISRMLEMGMVSEEEADRARRSRIEINPKAKEFLESTIAPYFYDYVFAELEKLLGEQLAREGNFIVETALDIPTQTLAESSLKRAIQTTGSRNGFSQGGLVTLNSNTGEILAMAGGEDYKASQFNRVTQAQRQPGSTFKLFTYLAALAQGIPPGQTYSCEPLTWKGQSYQGCERSGGDVDMYRGLALSENVIALRIAQEIGLDRVIDMAKRLGIQSKLDPVPGLVLGQSEVNLLELTGAYSTVANEGLYHSPHAIKRILDSSDCTDINDINTCRIIYAYDRENPTVPTVLSPSVAETMTTLLQGVIRRGTGQSAYIGLGEAGKTGTTNDNVDLWFIGYLPDSKLTTGVWLGNDDNSPTNGSSGNAAQLWRDYMGQIAR; from the coding sequence ATGTCCACAACCAAGCCCCCTCAGAAACCTCAAACTCTCCTGAACACAATCACACAGGTTGTCCAGACACTTCACGCCAAAGTTAATTTTTCTCGGCTGATCCTCAAGCCCAACGCTAAAGTCCCCGAATTGCGGGTACACCATGCGGATACCGATAAACCCGAAGTTTATCCTTTATTGGGCGATCGCTATGTGGTGGGGCGTTCTTCCCGAACCTGCGATATCGTAGTACGGAACCCCCTGGTGAGTCAAATTCATGTCAGTGTTGTCCGAAATGCTCAAGGGACAAGATTACTACCCAGTCGTCCTGGGTTTATGATTCAGGATGAAGACTCCACAAACGGTTTGTATTGGGGAAAGCGAAAGATCAAGAGCCTTCCTTTACGACATGGGGATAGTTTAACTTTAGGGCCACCTGAACTCGCCTCCGTTGCCCGTGTTGAATATAATGATCCTCCGGCTTGGTATGTGCAAACCATCCGTTATGGATTTTATGGATTTTGCGGCATTAGTGCTGTGGTGGGGGCAGTGGTACTCTTTGAGTGGCAGAAATTTCAAGTTGACCCCCTACCGGAAACAGTAACGGGGCCTGTTATTGTTCATGCCGCCGATGGTCGTCCCCTACGAGAAGCGAATACCATTGCCCATTTAGAAACAAATCAGTTAGGGGATTTTGGCCCCTATTTACCTAAAGCTGTTGTTGCGTCTGAGGATAGTCGGTTTTACTGGCATTTGGGAATTGATCCCCTGGGAACGTTACGGGCCTTATTAACCAATGTACGGGGCGGAGAAATTCGAGAAGGAGGAAGCACCCTTTCTCAACAGTTAGCCCGGAGTTTATACCGAGATTATGTCGGAACAGAAGATTCGGCTGGACGCAAATTTCGAGAAGCGGTTGTTGCTTTGAAATTAGAAGCGGTTTATGGTAAAAATCATCTGCTTAAAACTTATTTGAATCGGGTTTATTTAGGGATTAATTTATATGGATTTGAAGATGCAGCCAAGTTTTATTTTAATAAATCAGCCAAGGATTTAACGCTGTCCGAAGCTGCCACATTAGTCGGAATATTACCCGCCCCCAATAGTTTTAATCCGATTCAAAATTATCAGTTAGCCGTACAATACCGCGATCGCGTCATTAGCCGAATGTTAGAAATGGGGATGGTAAGTGAAGAGGAAGCCGATCGCGCTCGTCGTTCTCGGATTGAAATTAATCCCAAAGCTAAGGAATTTTTAGAAAGTACCATTGCTCCCTATTTTTATGATTATGTTTTTGCTGAATTGGAGAAATTATTAGGGGAACAGTTAGCTCGTGAAGGGAATTTTATTGTAGAAACAGCCTTAGATATTCCCACTCAAACCCTTGCAGAATCTTCTCTAAAACGTGCTATTCAAACCACCGGATCACGGAATGGATTTTCTCAAGGCGGTTTAGTCACGTTAAATTCTAATACCGGAGAAATTTTAGCAATGGCGGGGGGGGAAGATTATAAAGCAAGTCAATTTAATCGGGTTACTCAAGCTCAACGTCAACCGGGATCAACGTTTAAATTATTTACTTATTTAGCGGCTTTAGCGCAAGGCATTCCCCCCGGTCAAACCTATTCCTGTGAACCCTTAACGTGGAAAGGACAAAGTTATCAAGGGTGTGAACGCAGTGGGGGTGATGTTGATATGTATCGGGGGTTAGCCTTATCAGAAAATGTCATTGCTCTGAGAATTGCTCAAGAGATTGGATTAGATCGGGTGATTGACATGGCGAAACGTTTAGGAATTCAATCTAAACTTGATCCGGTTCCGGGTTTAGTTCTCGGTCAAAGTGAAGTGAATCTATTAGAATTAACAGGAGCTTATAGCACCGTTGCGAATGAGGGTTTATATCATTCTCCCCATGCTATTAAACGGATTTTAGATAGTAGTGATTGTACGGATATTAATGATATTAATACCTGTCGGATTATTTATGCTTATGATCGAGAAAATCCAACGGTTCCTACTGTTTTGTCTCCTTCTGTGGCTGAAACTATGACAACTTTATTACAAGGAGTCATTCGTCGGGGAACGGGTCAAAGTGCCTATATTGGGTTAGGAGAAGCGGGTAAAACTGGAACAACAAATGATAACGTTGATTTGTGGTTTATTGGTTATCTTCCTGATTCTAAATTAACAACGGGAGTGTGGTTAGGTAATGATGATAATTCTCCGACTAATGGCAGCAGTGGAAATGCGGCTCAATTATGGCGAGATTATATGGGTCAAATTGCGAGATGA
- a CDS encoding Uma2 family endonuclease, which yields MIKTLLESESEAQLMTLEEFLDWVPDGSGRYELHRGVVKEMQPTGTHEQIAGEIAAELTLEIRRLQFPYLIPRQCIIKPLDSDNSGYSPDVTVINKNYLDQEPMWKKRSTITQGETLPLVVEVVSTNWQDDYLLKLSEYEKLGIQEYWIIDYLGLGGRRYIGNPKQPTISVYQMIDGEYMVNLFRENDRIQSVIFPELNLTPTQIFKGGEL from the coding sequence ATGATAAAAACTTTATTAGAATCAGAATCGGAAGCTCAATTAATGACCTTAGAGGAATTTCTGGACTGGGTTCCTGATGGTTCTGGACGCTATGAATTACATAGAGGAGTTGTTAAAGAAATGCAGCCAACAGGAACTCATGAACAAATTGCTGGAGAAATTGCGGCTGAGTTGACCTTAGAAATTCGGCGTTTACAATTCCCTTATTTGATTCCTCGACAATGTATTATTAAACCCCTTGATTCCGACAATTCAGGTTATAGTCCAGATGTGACTGTGATTAATAAAAATTATTTAGATCAAGAACCTATGTGGAAAAAACGTTCAACAATTACTCAAGGGGAAACATTACCGTTAGTTGTTGAAGTTGTGAGTACAAATTGGCAAGATGATTATTTATTAAAATTATCAGAATATGAAAAATTAGGGATTCAAGAATATTGGATTATTGATTATTTAGGGTTAGGCGGTCGGCGATATATTGGAAATCCTAAACAACCGACTATTTCAGTTTATCAAATGATTGATGGGGAATATATGGTGAATTTATTTCGAGAAAATGACCGGATACAATCTGTTATATTCCCCGAATTAAATTTAACCCCAACACAAATTTTTAAAGGGGGTGAATTATAA
- a CDS encoding serine/threonine-protein kinase yields the protein MSYCLNPQCPQPQNTPEAKFCLTCGAKLLLRERYRAIKVIGHGGFGKTFLAIDEDKPSRPPCVIKQFRPQMQGNSQKAIELFHREAERLDELGKHSQIPELLAHFEQDSHQYLVQEFINGSNLEEEVLRQGVFNETQIRQVLNDLLPVLQFIHHHRVIHRDIKPANIILRETSQHQGQLVLVDFGAAKVVTDTEVAMMGTVIGSPEYVAPEQTRGQAIYASDIYSLGVTCIYLMTAISPFDLYDIHEDRWIWRDYLKHHSVSSELGKILDKMLAVLPSQRYDSALKVLKDLYPSGIPVAIARHLQSPPLPPPPQTVRTPIPSPLQTLPPRTIQQPTPPQKQRVQPLRVPSWRCIHTLTGHRNAITGVAFSPDGETLASGSQDQTIEIWRLDSGKRWYTLVGHSNWITTIAFSPDSKTLASGSRDQTIEIWDMTKGKRWYTLTGHQDGVEAVAFSPNGQLLASGSRDKRIEIWDMNKGKRGFTLTGHQDRVYSVAFNFDSQKLASGSRDQTVKIWDLKTAKEVQTLTGHGDWVRSVAFSLNGQFLASASKNGMIKIWTNQQEQWVLLRTLRADDKEIFSIVFSPDHQMLVSGGGQGLLDIWDVQKGILLETIKAHDSDIFTVAFSGDGQWLATGSYDRTVKLWKQSN from the coding sequence ATGAGTTATTGCCTAAATCCCCAATGTCCTCAACCCCAAAACACCCCAGAGGCTAAATTTTGTTTAACCTGTGGGGCAAAATTGTTATTACGAGAACGGTATCGCGCCATTAAAGTCATTGGTCATGGGGGGTTTGGCAAAACATTTTTAGCCATCGATGAAGATAAACCCTCCCGTCCTCCCTGTGTAATTAAACAATTTCGCCCCCAAATGCAGGGAAATTCTCAAAAAGCCATAGAATTATTTCATCGAGAAGCAGAACGATTAGATGAGTTAGGAAAACATTCCCAAATTCCTGAATTATTAGCCCATTTTGAACAAGATAGTCATCAATATTTAGTTCAAGAATTTATTAATGGGTCGAATTTAGAAGAAGAAGTTTTGCGCCAAGGAGTTTTTAATGAAACTCAAATTCGTCAAGTTTTAAATGATTTACTCCCCGTTTTACAATTTATTCATCATCATAGAGTTATTCACCGAGATATTAAACCCGCTAATATTATTCTTAGAGAAACTTCTCAACACCAAGGTCAGTTAGTTTTAGTGGATTTTGGTGCCGCAAAAGTGGTTACTGATACTGAAGTGGCGATGATGGGAACTGTAATTGGTAGCCCTGAATATGTTGCGCCTGAACAAACCAGAGGACAGGCAATTTATGCCAGTGATATTTATAGTTTGGGGGTAACTTGTATTTATTTAATGACGGCAATTTCCCCCTTTGATTTATATGATATTCATGAAGATCGTTGGATTTGGCGAGATTATTTAAAACATCATTCTGTTAGTTCAGAATTAGGTAAAATTCTGGATAAAATGTTGGCTGTATTACCCAGTCAACGTTATGATTCTGCATTAAAAGTATTAAAAGATTTATATCCGAGTGGCATACCTGTTGCGATCGCACGTCATTTACAATCTCCCCCTTTACCCCCACCCCCGCAAACGGTGAGAACGCCTATCCCATCACCTCTCCAGACCTTACCCCCCCGCACCATCCAACAACCGACTCCTCCACAAAAACAACGTGTTCAACCCTTGCGAGTACCTTCCTGGCGTTGTATTCATACCCTCACAGGTCATCGTAACGCCATCACCGGAGTTGCGTTTAGTCCTGATGGGGAGACGTTAGCGAGTGGGAGTCAAGATCAGACGATTGAAATTTGGCGGCTAGACTCTGGGAAACGGTGGTATACCTTAGTCGGTCATAGTAACTGGATCACAACCATTGCTTTTAGTCCTGATAGTAAGACCTTAGCCAGTGGGAGTCGAGATCAAACGATTGAAATTTGGGATATGACCAAGGGTAAAAGGTGGTATACCCTCACGGGTCATCAAGATGGGGTAGAAGCGGTGGCGTTTAGTCCCAATGGTCAATTATTAGCGAGTGGAAGTCGAGATAAAAGGATTGAAATTTGGGATATGAATAAGGGAAAACGGGGGTTTACCTTAACGGGTCATCAAGATCGAGTTTATAGTGTGGCGTTTAATTTTGATAGTCAAAAATTGGCGAGTGGGAGTCGAGATCAAACGGTAAAAATTTGGGATTTGAAGACAGCAAAGGAAGTGCAAACCTTAACGGGTCATGGGGACTGGGTGAGAAGTGTGGCATTTAGTTTAAATGGTCAATTCTTGGCTTCAGCCTCAAAAAATGGGATGATTAAAATCTGGACAAATCAACAGGAACAATGGGTATTATTAAGAACATTAAGAGCCGATGATAAAGAGATATTTAGTATCGTTTTTAGCCCTGATCATCAGATGTTAGTGAGTGGAGGAGGACAGGGATTATTAGATATTTGGGATGTACAAAAAGGGATATTATTAGAAACTATTAAAGCCCATGACAGTGATATTTTTACAGTGGCGTTTAGTGGGGATGGTCAATGGTTAGCCACGGGAAGTTATGACCGGACAGTAAAATTGTGGAAACAATCAAATTGA
- the topA gene encoding type I DNA topoisomerase, with protein MSTLVIVESPTKARTIRNFLPSSYRVEASMGHVRDLPPSAEEIPEEYKTEKWAQLGVNVESNFEPIYVIPKDKQKIVKELKAALKQADELVLATDEDREGESISWHLLQILQPKVPIKRMVFHEITQEAIREALRNCRTVDEQLVHAQETRRILDRLYGYTLSPLLWKKIARGLSAGRVQSVAVRLLVSRERERRAFRSGGYWDLKALLEHTQSQFESKLVSLGGIKVATGSDFDETTGKIAQGRNVVLLDEAQAEALKQRIFGKPWTVTNLEEKAVTRKPLPPFTTSTLQQESNRKLRLSARQTMQIAQSLYERGYITYMRTDSVHLSEQAITATRECVEQKYGKNYLSPKPRQYTTKSKGAQEAHEAIRPAGNHFRTPQETDLSGAELSLYDLIWKRTVASQMADSRQTNITVELKVEDAGFRSTGKRIDFPGFLRAYVEGSDDPEAALEDKEVLLPPLKVGDHPNCKQLEVVGHETQPPARFTEASLVKTLESEGIGRPSTYASVIGTIIDRGYVQLKNNALIPTFTAFAVTNLLEKYFPDLVDIRFTARMEDTLDDIAAGEAPWLPYLQKFYLGETGLEHQVKDQESKIDTKIARTIELEQLGDENDPIQYRVCIGKFGPYIEAGKGEEMITASIPQDLTPADLTPDVIRELVGQKAEGPEQLGTDPQTGTVIYVLIGPYGPYIQLGLESEDNKKPKRVSLPKGVDKESVTMDMALGLLALPRLLGTHPETGAKIKAALGPFGPYVVHDQGKEGKDYRSIKAPDDVLTISLERALELLAQPKTSGRGGRGKKEIPPLRELGTHPEDGEPVNIYDGRYGPYVKHGKVNASLPKDSAVEAFTLAQGLELLAAKAGSSSSSRSKSKTTKTASKSTAKTTKTTTKKSSTTRKKTTS; from the coding sequence ATGTCAACCTTAGTCATCGTTGAATCTCCCACTAAAGCGCGTACCATTCGCAACTTCCTCCCCTCCAGCTATCGGGTGGAAGCGTCAATGGGTCATGTTCGTGACCTCCCTCCCTCGGCGGAAGAAATTCCCGAAGAGTATAAGACGGAGAAGTGGGCGCAACTGGGGGTCAATGTAGAATCAAACTTTGAACCCATTTACGTTATCCCCAAAGATAAGCAAAAAATCGTTAAAGAACTCAAAGCCGCCCTCAAGCAAGCGGACGAACTTGTCCTCGCCACTGACGAAGACCGAGAGGGAGAAAGTATTAGTTGGCATTTACTTCAAATTCTGCAACCCAAAGTTCCGATTAAACGCATGGTGTTTCACGAAATTACCCAAGAGGCCATTCGTGAAGCCCTGAGAAATTGTCGCACCGTTGATGAACAATTAGTTCACGCCCAAGAAACCCGCCGCATTCTTGACCGCCTCTATGGATATACCCTTTCCCCCCTGCTGTGGAAAAAAATTGCGCGGGGATTATCCGCCGGACGAGTACAATCGGTAGCGGTGCGGTTACTCGTCAGTCGAGAACGAGAACGCCGTGCATTTCGGTCTGGGGGATATTGGGATTTAAAAGCGCTTCTGGAACACACCCAAAGTCAATTTGAGTCTAAACTCGTCAGCCTTGGGGGGATAAAAGTTGCCACCGGAAGCGATTTTGATGAAACCACCGGAAAAATTGCTCAAGGTCGAAATGTGGTTTTACTGGATGAAGCCCAAGCAGAAGCTTTAAAACAACGAATCTTTGGTAAACCCTGGACAGTCACTAATCTGGAAGAAAAAGCCGTTACCCGCAAACCCTTACCTCCGTTTACAACCTCCACATTGCAGCAAGAGTCCAACCGGAAACTGCGGTTAAGTGCCCGTCAAACCATGCAAATTGCCCAAAGTTTGTATGAGCGGGGTTATATTACTTATATGAGAACAGATTCCGTGCATTTATCGGAACAAGCAATCACCGCAACGCGAGAATGTGTGGAACAGAAATATGGGAAAAACTACCTCAGTCCTAAACCCCGTCAATATACAACTAAATCTAAAGGCGCACAGGAAGCCCACGAAGCCATCCGTCCGGCGGGAAATCATTTCCGCACGCCCCAAGAAACCGATCTCAGTGGAGCCGAACTTAGCCTGTATGATTTAATCTGGAAGCGTACCGTTGCTTCTCAGATGGCTGATTCTCGCCAAACCAATATTACCGTTGAGTTAAAAGTTGAGGATGCTGGGTTCCGCAGTACCGGGAAACGCATTGATTTTCCGGGGTTTCTCCGGGCTTACGTTGAGGGCTCCGATGACCCAGAAGCCGCCCTAGAAGATAAAGAAGTATTATTACCCCCTCTGAAAGTTGGCGACCATCCTAACTGCAAACAGTTAGAAGTTGTGGGACACGAAACCCAACCCCCCGCCCGGTTTACGGAAGCTTCCTTAGTCAAAACCTTAGAAAGTGAAGGCATTGGTCGCCCCAGTACCTACGCCAGTGTTATTGGTACTATTATTGACCGGGGCTATGTACAGTTAAAAAATAATGCCCTGATTCCCACCTTTACCGCTTTTGCTGTTACTAATTTATTAGAGAAATATTTCCCCGATTTAGTAGATATCCGGTTTACCGCCCGTATGGAAGATACTTTGGATGATATTGCCGCCGGAGAAGCGCCTTGGCTGCCTTATTTACAAAAATTCTATTTAGGAGAAACCGGACTCGAACATCAAGTTAAAGACCAGGAAAGTAAAATTGATACTAAAATCGCCCGGACAATTGAATTGGAACAGTTAGGGGATGAAAATGATCCCATTCAATACCGCGTTTGTATCGGGAAGTTTGGCCCCTATATTGAAGCGGGGAAAGGTGAAGAAATGATCACCGCCTCCATTCCCCAAGATTTAACGCCAGCCGACTTAACCCCCGATGTGATTCGAGAATTAGTCGGACAAAAAGCCGAAGGCCCAGAACAATTAGGCACTGACCCGCAAACGGGAACAGTCATTTATGTGTTAATTGGCCCCTACGGCCCCTATATTCAGTTGGGGTTAGAGTCGGAAGATAATAAAAAACCAAAACGGGTTTCCCTTCCCAAAGGCGTTGATAAAGAAAGTGTCACAATGGATATGGCTCTGGGGTTATTGGCATTACCCCGACTGTTAGGAACCCATCCCGAAACTGGGGCAAAAATTAAAGCCGCCTTGGGGCCGTTTGGGCCCTATGTGGTTCATGACCAGGGGAAAGAAGGTAAAGATTATCGGTCTATTAAAGCGCCAGATGATGTGTTAACCATTAGTTTAGAACGAGCTTTAGAATTATTAGCTCAACCGAAAACCAGTGGCCGGGGAGGACGAGGGAAAAAAGAAATTCCACCCTTACGGGAGTTAGGAACTCACCCGGAAGATGGCGAACCCGTGAATATTTATGATGGTCGTTATGGCCCCTATGTAAAACACGGAAAAGTCAACGCCTCTTTACCTAAAGATTCGGCTGTAGAAGCGTTTACGTTAGCCCAAGGGTTGGAATTATTAGCAGCAAAAGCAGGTTCAAGTTCGAGTTCTCGGAGTAAGTCTAAAACGACAAAAACCGCCTCGAAATCAACCGCTAAAACGACTAAAACCACGACTAAAAAATCATCAACGACTCGTAAAAAAACAACCTCTTAG